TTTGTTTTTCTTGAGCAGCCCCTTCGATAATACCCTCGGAGAACGGTTCCCAGTGGCGGCGATGCTGTCGTTTGCAGCGTCTGTATTGTTTGCAGTTTCGATACGATACGTCATGATGCACAGACAGTCGAAAAGTAGATCGGCTGAGGTGGTGGGAGCCCCCGAAGTCTTTTTTGCACGGAACTACGGATTCTGCATGGTTTCTTGATTCTGACAGATTGACGCGTTTGAGACTCCGTTGTTTCAACTTGAGCACATGCTAGGTCGCCTGATCGGTTATTAGTATTTTTCTTTCGTGTTTACTGTATGTCGACATTCGTTTGGTGCAGGTTTCTTTGGGCAATTCGCGACAAGACTCGGTTTCTCAGGAGCTTCTCGCAGATAGCAAAGTATGGGTGAAATTGATACGAAACCGATTGAGCCGGTCCAAGTCGCGCTGTCCTTGTTCGGTGAGAAAGGCGATCATAGGAAGCACCGTTCCACCAGCAGCGACGTAAGATTTGTGGCTTATTATGCTTGATACTTTTGCCATCCTTTTTTGGATTGTTCACAGGATGGCCTGTGATAGATGGCGATATGTTCTGATGTGGAAATCCATGCGTAGTTTAGTTTCATGATGTTGCGCTGATCAAAAGTCTAGCGACAGAAATTTGAGTAGGCAACTAGGAGTCCATATTATTAGCTAGGAGTTTTTGTTTTGTGTAGAAACTAAAAAGACACCAGCAAGATTGCAAACGAGCGTCACGGCTGATCATACCTGATCAGAATGCCCTGGCGCGAGAGGTTTTACTCATTCCATGGTTGTGCAATTTCTTTAGGAGTCAAAAATAGAGAGAAACTAGAACACTTCATGCTGGCTTTAGTTGATTGACTATGAGGATCATGAAGGCATATTTGATCAAGAATGCTCAAACGTCCGAATTTTCTGATGTTGTTCGCTGAATCTCAGACAGAGATTGATAAAGAGGAGCTTCAAGGCCTGCAGAAGGAATTGGCGAATAACAAGGTGCAACTCGAGGCCAAGGAATGTGCCTACATGCAAGCGCAACTCAAGCTACAGCAATACAGGGAAAGTGTGGAAGAACTTTCCTCTCAGCTGATGAAATCCGAGCTCGAGAGGGACCAATGTGAAAGGGAATGCATTCAAGCCAGGACTCATGTCGACAAGCTGGAGTCCAAGACCAAGGAAATGGCCGATCAGCTATTGGAAACCGTGAAGGTCCGCGAGCAGCTTTCTCATGTATTAAACGAGCTGAAGTCTGCCCAAGTCGAGTTGCTTGGGATGGAGACTGAGCTTGCCGTCGAGAGAGAGGCAAGGCTGAAGGCTTTAACCCGAATGGAGGAGCTGGAAGCTGAAATTCAAATAGAGAAGGGAAAGGTTGAAGTACTCCCGGAGCATGTAGAGGAGCTCAATGAAGCTCTCCTAATGTCGAAGCAGGCTGCTAtggaagctgaaaaagaaaaatgtgacaTAATTTCTCAGAAAGATGCCAAGATAGATTTAGCTACAGATGCGGTGGTTCAAATGCAGGAGCAGTTGAACAATCTGAAAAATCAAGTGGGGATGATTGAGGACTTGGAGAACCAGCTCCTGGCCAAGTCTGTGTATGTCGAGTCATTACAATCTGATCTTTTGGAAGTGAACGAGATGCTTGATTCATCTGAGAAGGCCACTTCTGATGCCACAGCCGATTTGGAGAAGTGGAAAGCGGATTTGGaagggaagaaaagggaagTCTCGGACCAAGCTGTTTACATAGAAGTGCTTCAGATGGAATTAAATCAGTTGAAGCATGATCTGAAAACTGCAAATGAAAGGCTTGGCCACATGAGCTGCGATCTTGAAACTCTTACTGAAGATTTGCAGAATGCAGAGGCTGAGTTGAGTGAGGTGAAGGAAAAAGAGATTGAAGCGCAGATTGAACTGGCCTTGCTGAAATCCGAGCTTCACAAAACCCGGTCAAAAGTCGCAGCTGCAGAGGCAGCTGAAGTTAGAGCGGATAGTGTTAAATCAGGGCTTTATCTTGCAGTTCAGCAGCTAGCGCTGGAAGCTGGTGAAGCCAAGAAGGAATACCAGAAGTTAAAGGATGAAGCCGATAAGGCATCTGAGGAGTCCGAAAGCTTGATGTTTGCCACTGCGCCAGTAGAAGTCACTGCTCAAGATGAGGAAATATTTGAAAACGCATCAAGCGAAGTGGAAGAGGGTGTAGGAGACGAGAACAGCACCCACGTAACGATTTCACTGGAAGAGTACGAGTCCTTACTTGCCCTGGCAAAGAAGGCAGATGAAACGCATAGGTCGTCAGTGGAAGACTCGAATCAGCACATTGCATCGGGAAGCAAGCAAGAGGTGGAGATCCTGAAGAGAGAGCTCGAAGCGGCAAGCAAAAGGATCAGTGAGTTCAGGACTCGGGCTGAACAGGCGGCCAGCCGGGCGGAGGCTGCTGAGACTGCCAAAGCAGCACTGGAGGATCAGCTCCAGAGGTGGCGGGaacagaagcagaggaggaaggCTGCATTGGCTGTGCTTAGGGAGGAATCGATCTCGAGAGAGATTGACCCTACCGCATTTGTTAGAACTCCGGCTTCGCATCTTCCTCTTTTCAAGATTCTTAACATGAAATTCTAGCCTCGGAAAGTCACCAAAGTTTGGTCCGAATAAAAATTGTGAAGGGAATTATCGGTGTACTGGTTACAGCAGATGAGTGCTAGAAGCGTGATTATCTGATATGGGTACTATGCCGA
The nucleotide sequence above comes from Eucalyptus grandis isolate ANBG69807.140 chromosome 2, ASM1654582v1, whole genome shotgun sequence. Encoded proteins:
- the LOC104434353 gene encoding ELKS/Rab6-interacting/CAST family member 1, with the protein product MGEIDTKPIEPVQVALSLFGEKGDHRKHRSTSSDTEIDKEELQGLQKELANNKVQLEAKECAYMQAQLKLQQYRESVEELSSQLMKSELERDQCERECIQARTHVDKLESKTKEMADQLLETVKVREQLSHVLNELKSAQVELLGMETELAVEREARLKALTRMEELEAEIQIEKGKVEVLPEHVEELNEALLMSKQAAMEAEKEKCDIISQKDAKIDLATDAVVQMQEQLNNLKNQVGMIEDLENQLLAKSVYVESLQSDLLEVNEMLDSSEKATSDATADLEKWKADLEGKKREVSDQAVYIEVLQMELNQLKHDLKTANERLGHMSCDLETLTEDLQNAEAELSEVKEKEIEAQIELALLKSELHKTRSKVAAAEAAEVRADSVKSGLYLAVQQLALEAGEAKKEYQKLKDEADKASEESESLMFATAPVEVTAQDEEIFENASSEVEEGVGDENSTHVTISLEEYESLLALAKKADETHRSSVEDSNQHIASGSKQEVEILKRELEAASKRISEFRTRAEQAASRAEAAETAKAALEDQLQRWREQKQRRKAALAVLREESISREIDPTAFVRTPASHLPLFKILNMKF